From Desulfosoma caldarium, the proteins below share one genomic window:
- a CDS encoding TIGR01621 family pseudouridine synthase — protein MPTHLVHEKRDSVHDMALKNLHVPVVFDHEDFLVVHKPPDCAVTRNGDDEGLLARLRRQSAGSNLIPVHRLDKVTSGLWLLAKNTQAARDLTALFRERAVRKCYLALSDRKPHKKQGLIIGDMVRSRDGRWKICLSRTAPAVTRFISRSMAPCLRLFALFPETGKTHQIRVAMKCLGAPILGDPLYGHGSSQASSLTTPPDRTYLHAYALAFAHKGVPYAFIDPPRHGRLFLDPAFHNALQNFTALIHALYEST, from the coding sequence GTGCCCACACATCTTGTCCATGAGAAAAGGGACAGCGTGCACGACATGGCCCTCAAAAACCTTCATGTACCCGTGGTGTTCGACCATGAAGATTTCCTGGTGGTTCACAAACCGCCGGATTGCGCCGTAACGCGAAATGGCGACGATGAAGGGCTTCTCGCGCGGCTGCGGCGCCAGAGCGCCGGCTCAAACCTCATTCCTGTGCACCGGTTGGACAAGGTCACTTCGGGCTTATGGCTTCTTGCTAAGAACACGCAAGCGGCCCGCGATCTTACGGCCCTTTTTCGAGAACGCGCCGTGCGAAAATGTTATCTGGCCCTCTCCGATCGCAAACCTCACAAGAAACAGGGGCTCATCATTGGTGATATGGTCCGCTCTCGAGATGGCCGGTGGAAAATCTGCCTGTCTCGCACGGCACCGGCCGTCACGCGATTCATCAGCCGCTCCATGGCGCCGTGCCTTCGCCTCTTTGCCCTGTTTCCGGAAACGGGAAAAACCCATCAGATTCGGGTGGCCATGAAATGCCTGGGCGCCCCCATTCTCGGCGATCCTCTCTACGGCCACGGAAGCAGCCAAGCCAGCAGCCTTACCACGCCCCCCGATCGAACCTACCTTCACGCCTATGCCCTGGCCTTTGCCCACAAGGGAGTGCCCTACGCCTTCATAGACCCTCCACGCCACGGCCGCCTCTTTCTCGATCCCGCCTTTCATAACGCCCTTCAAAACTTCACCGCCCTGATACATGCGCTTTACGAATCCACGTGA
- a CDS encoding TolC family protein has translation MKARGNAGALIGTFVFLCLVFSVPSRASNPEPAAAPMVPSTAEAPAGTLAHALQTALAHHPKISMANLKTQAAEAGRRAAQAGYYPRISLSHKILRSNNPVFVFGSLLEQARFGEENFDPAFLNAPNPLTNARTEAVASLSLFDQLYTATRVAEGQGAQNKARFMEDWVRQEIFLGVIRSFYGVRVARERVGVAEDAVKETKAQVRRIQDLFENGQVVRSDLLAAQVQHLEFSQQLVEAQGHYATAQAAFQTALGRPSPPYPEPTQKIPSLLVPLHSLSHYTEEALASRPDVAMVREDLRVARLRLREARARYLPRVDAFSSYGVSGPDWESGSSDYTLGLAFRWDLYEGQRRPGIDQALALVAAAEAQVREAEDQVRLQVVEAFESLRAARERLNLSLQAVAQAREALRIVRDRYAEGLTTITEVLRAETAYRRAQWMELGARYDHVVRYAELLFRTGRLHDAAPFEG, from the coding sequence ATGAAAGCCCGTGGAAACGCTGGAGCTCTGATCGGCACCTTCGTCTTTCTTTGTCTTGTTTTTTCCGTTCCCTCGAGAGCCTCCAACCCCGAGCCCGCAGCGGCCCCCATGGTGCCATCGACGGCCGAGGCGCCTGCAGGCACGCTCGCCCATGCCCTGCAGACAGCGTTGGCGCACCATCCGAAAATATCCATGGCCAACCTCAAAACCCAGGCCGCCGAAGCCGGTCGCAGAGCCGCTCAAGCCGGGTATTACCCCAGAATCAGCCTTTCTCATAAAATCCTTCGAAGCAACAATCCCGTCTTTGTCTTTGGTTCCCTGTTAGAGCAGGCCCGGTTCGGTGAGGAAAATTTCGATCCCGCCTTCTTGAACGCACCCAACCCCTTGACCAACGCGCGGACCGAAGCCGTGGCTTCCCTAAGCCTCTTTGACCAGCTGTACACGGCCACGCGCGTCGCCGAAGGTCAAGGAGCTCAGAACAAAGCCCGCTTTATGGAGGACTGGGTAAGGCAGGAAATTTTCCTCGGTGTCATTCGAAGCTTTTACGGCGTCCGTGTAGCACGGGAAAGGGTTGGCGTGGCCGAGGATGCGGTCAAGGAAACGAAAGCGCAGGTCCGGCGCATTCAGGATTTGTTTGAAAACGGCCAGGTGGTGCGCTCCGACCTTCTGGCCGCACAGGTGCAGCACCTGGAATTCTCCCAGCAACTCGTGGAAGCTCAGGGCCACTACGCCACGGCGCAAGCGGCTTTTCAGACGGCCTTAGGCCGACCCTCGCCGCCCTACCCCGAACCGACCCAGAAGATTCCCAGCCTCTTGGTTCCCTTGCATTCCCTTTCCCACTACACGGAAGAGGCCCTGGCGTCTCGACCCGATGTGGCCATGGTTCGGGAGGATCTGCGGGTGGCCCGCCTGCGGTTGCGGGAAGCTCGAGCCCGTTATCTTCCCAGAGTGGATGCGTTTTCTTCCTATGGGGTGAGCGGCCCCGACTGGGAAAGCGGCAGTTCAGACTACACCCTGGGCCTGGCCTTTCGTTGGGATCTCTACGAGGGACAACGCCGTCCCGGCATCGATCAGGCCCTAGCCCTCGTGGCCGCCGCGGAAGCCCAGGTGCGGGAAGCCGAAGACCAGGTGCGTTTGCAGGTGGTGGAAGCCTTTGAAAGCCTGCGGGCGGCTCGAGAACGCTTGAACCTGTCCCTGCAAGCTGTGGCGCAGGCTCGAGAAGCCCTTCGCATCGTCAGGGACCGCTACGCTGAAGGGTTGACGACCATTACGGAAGTCTTGAGGGCGGAGACGGCGTATCGCCGAGCCCAGTGGATGGAGCTGGGAGCTCGCTACGACCATGTGGTGCGCTACGCAGAACTCCTGTTCCGCACCGGCCGGCTTCATGATGCCGCCCCTTTTGAAGGATGA
- a CDS encoding efflux RND transporter periplasmic adaptor subunit, with product MSARDRQGFFRVSSTRMNIVPLVCAVWMAMATACGKEPPPRSVSFSTVSAPVVTVGLENIPEILELSGTVRAARISVLSSKVPGRITAILVREGDRVRQGQVLARIDDRETAAGVAQAQASLQQARFAVDEAEKALRMAQAERRAAEARHELAQATFKRFQALMARESVSRQEFDEVKAKFASAAADVDRARQAVKALQAKKEQALEALNAARAALEAAQAVQTYAEVTAPMDALVTAKHVEVGQMAAPGLALLTVEDYSAYRLEVPVPERVLSRVRVGDAVPLFLDFSQEPLTGRVVEVLPSVDSQTRSGLVKISLPSPASVHGRTLQWRTGTFARARFITGSREAITVPASAVVQRGQLTGVFVVDDEQVCRWRLVRTGRSMHERVEILAGLKPGEQVVAPVVPGLEEGLRITAD from the coding sequence ATGAGTGCGCGTGATCGGCAAGGATTTTTTCGAGTCTCTTCAACGAGGATGAACATTGTGCCTCTGGTCTGCGCCGTTTGGATGGCCATGGCCACGGCATGTGGAAAGGAACCGCCGCCTAGATCGGTATCGTTCTCGACCGTGTCTGCCCCTGTGGTGACGGTCGGTTTAGAAAACATTCCGGAAATTCTGGAACTTTCCGGCACGGTGCGCGCGGCGCGCATCAGTGTGCTTTCATCCAAGGTGCCGGGGCGCATCACGGCCATCCTGGTGCGCGAAGGGGATCGCGTGCGCCAAGGGCAAGTCCTGGCTCGCATCGATGATCGCGAAACGGCGGCCGGTGTGGCGCAGGCGCAGGCTTCCTTGCAGCAGGCTCGATTTGCCGTGGACGAAGCGGAAAAGGCCCTTCGAATGGCTCAGGCCGAACGGCGCGCCGCAGAAGCTCGCCACGAGCTGGCTCAAGCCACCTTTAAAAGGTTTCAAGCCCTGATGGCGCGCGAGTCGGTAAGCCGCCAGGAATTCGACGAAGTCAAAGCCAAGTTTGCGTCCGCGGCGGCCGATGTGGATCGAGCCCGCCAAGCCGTGAAAGCTTTGCAGGCCAAGAAAGAACAAGCTTTGGAGGCTTTAAATGCCGCGCGAGCCGCACTAGAAGCCGCGCAGGCTGTCCAGACCTACGCAGAGGTCACGGCGCCCATGGACGCCCTGGTCACGGCCAAACATGTGGAAGTGGGACAAATGGCCGCACCGGGTCTTGCCCTGCTGACGGTGGAAGATTACTCAGCCTATCGGCTGGAAGTTCCCGTTCCCGAAAGGGTGCTGTCGCGCGTGCGCGTCGGGGATGCGGTGCCTTTGTTTCTAGATTTTTCGCAAGAGCCGCTGACCGGGCGTGTGGTGGAAGTCCTTCCTTCCGTGGATTCCCAGACTCGCTCCGGACTTGTCAAAATTTCTCTGCCTTCGCCGGCCTCCGTCCATGGCCGAACCCTTCAGTGGCGCACGGGCACGTTTGCTCGAGCCCGCTTTATCACGGGGTCTCGAGAAGCCATTACGGTGCCCGCTTCCGCTGTGGTCCAGCGAGGCCAACTGACGGGCGTTTTTGTGGTGGATGACGAGCAGGTGTGTCGATGGCGCTTGGTCCGCACGGGACGTTCGATGCATGAGCGTGTGGAGATCCTTGCCGGTCTGAAGCCGGGAGAGCAGGTTGTAGCTCCGGTCGTTCCGGGACTGGAAGAGGGTTTGCGCATCACAGCCGACTGA
- a CDS encoding efflux RND transporter permease subunit, which yields MTTAHLGLAGRVAKAFIDSKLTPLLIVASLVLGVGSVFLLPREEEPQIVVPMLDIFVSMPGASAKEVEERVTKPMEKLLWEIPGVEYIYSTSSPERSFVVVRFKVGEDEEKSIVRLNQKMFANFDLIPPGASPPLIKPRSIDDVPILAVTLWSDELDHFALRRLAAQLHDHVKQVPDVSEVHIIGGQRRQVRVLPDPARMAAHGVAAEILLARLGQANQSLASGRLVSNNQEILVETGDFLRSGEDVAAVVVAVHEGRPVFVRDVAEVVDGPEEPSDYVFFGTGLAFGEKASSGLYPAVTLSVAKRKGTNAIHVAHAVLRKIESLKGRLIPDNVQLTVTRDYGETAREKSDELLWHMTIAVISVTLLILLTLGVRESGIVAIAIPVTLALTLAVFYLAGYTLNRVTLFALIFSIGILVDDAIVVVENVVRHYRMPHNRGRNPLEVAVEATAEVGNPTILATFTVIAAILPMAFVRGLMGPYMRPIPVGATGAMLFSLAVAFVVTPWASVRLIHTEAEAKHEAEGWTTRLYRRLMRPLIHHALWRNGFLAFVVLLLLGAMSLVAFKAVRVKMLPFDNKSELQVVIDMPEGSTLEQTAAATRHMAQVIAEAPETVHYQLYIGTAAPHNFNGLVRHYFLRRGPNVADIQVNLVPKGDRTAQSHDIAKRLRPAIQNVARIYGANVKIAEIPPGPPVLQTLVAEIYGPDEAGRLAVARQVKEIFEKTDGVVDVDWFVEDDQPKVILTADKEKAALHGIATRTIAETVKALVQGQGVGLVHLEEEKEDVPIWVQLPLAMRSRVEDLLVIKVQGADGRLVPLSELVQVREIVQEKSLYHKNLMPVVYVTGDVAGKEESPVYAILKMNKALDHLKVPEGYHLERYVASLPPTTERYAMKWDGEWHITYEVFRDLGIAFAAVLVLIYILVVGWFESFVTPLAIMAAIPFSLVGILPAHGLFGIFFTATSMIGFIAGAGIVVRNSIILVDFVELRLREGMPLEDAVVDAGAVRFRPMMLTAASLIVGASPMLLDPIFQGLALALMSGEVASLLLSRVAVPIVYFLIRRRTL from the coding sequence ATGACAACTGCGCATCTGGGACTGGCCGGTCGCGTCGCCAAAGCCTTTATCGACTCCAAACTGACCCCTCTGCTCATTGTGGCCTCCCTGGTTCTCGGCGTGGGCTCCGTTTTCCTGCTGCCTCGCGAAGAGGAGCCTCAGATCGTCGTACCCATGCTGGATATCTTTGTGAGCATGCCTGGGGCGTCCGCCAAGGAAGTGGAAGAGCGTGTCACCAAACCCATGGAGAAGCTTTTGTGGGAGATTCCCGGTGTGGAATACATCTATTCCACGTCTTCTCCCGAACGGTCTTTCGTGGTGGTGCGCTTCAAGGTGGGCGAAGACGAAGAAAAAAGCATCGTTCGGCTCAATCAGAAGATGTTCGCCAACTTCGACCTCATTCCCCCGGGAGCCAGCCCACCTCTGATCAAGCCCCGATCCATTGACGATGTGCCCATTCTGGCCGTGACCCTGTGGAGTGACGAACTGGATCATTTTGCCCTGCGCCGCCTTGCGGCGCAACTGCATGACCATGTGAAACAGGTGCCCGATGTCTCCGAAGTGCACATCATTGGAGGGCAGCGCCGTCAGGTGCGCGTGTTGCCGGATCCGGCCCGAATGGCCGCCCACGGCGTGGCTGCCGAGATCCTTCTCGCCAGACTCGGCCAGGCAAACCAATCCCTGGCTTCCGGTCGCCTGGTGTCCAACAATCAAGAAATCCTCGTGGAAACAGGGGATTTTTTGAGATCGGGTGAGGATGTAGCGGCGGTGGTGGTGGCCGTCCATGAGGGTCGGCCGGTGTTTGTGCGGGATGTGGCCGAAGTGGTAGACGGCCCAGAGGAGCCTTCAGATTATGTTTTTTTCGGAACAGGCCTCGCTTTTGGCGAGAAAGCTTCGTCAGGACTCTACCCCGCGGTGACCTTGTCCGTGGCCAAGCGCAAAGGCACCAACGCCATTCATGTGGCCCACGCGGTGCTCCGCAAGATCGAAAGCCTCAAAGGCCGCCTGATTCCCGATAACGTCCAGCTCACGGTCACCCGAGACTACGGGGAAACTGCTCGAGAAAAATCCGATGAGCTCCTCTGGCACATGACCATTGCCGTCATTTCCGTAACCCTTTTAATTCTTCTGACTTTGGGCGTGCGCGAATCCGGCATTGTGGCCATTGCCATTCCCGTCACCTTGGCGCTCACACTGGCCGTGTTTTACCTAGCCGGGTATACGTTAAACCGTGTGACCCTGTTTGCTCTGATTTTTTCCATCGGTATTTTGGTCGACGACGCCATAGTGGTTGTGGAAAACGTGGTGCGCCATTACCGCATGCCGCACAATCGAGGGCGCAATCCATTGGAAGTGGCCGTGGAGGCCACGGCCGAAGTGGGCAACCCCACGATTCTAGCCACCTTTACCGTCATTGCGGCCATTTTGCCTATGGCTTTTGTGCGAGGCCTCATGGGCCCCTACATGAGGCCCATACCCGTGGGCGCCACGGGGGCCATGCTGTTTTCCCTGGCCGTGGCCTTTGTGGTGACGCCCTGGGCCAGCGTGCGCCTGATTCACACGGAAGCGGAAGCGAAACACGAAGCCGAAGGCTGGACCACGCGGCTGTATCGGCGGCTCATGCGGCCGCTGATCCATCATGCCTTGTGGCGCAACGGGTTTCTGGCCTTTGTGGTGCTGCTGCTTTTGGGCGCCATGAGCCTGGTGGCTTTCAAGGCCGTGCGCGTCAAGATGCTGCCCTTTGACAACAAGAGTGAATTGCAGGTGGTGATCGACATGCCGGAAGGGAGCACGCTGGAACAGACGGCGGCTGCGACTCGACACATGGCTCAAGTGATTGCCGAAGCTCCGGAAACCGTGCACTATCAGCTCTACATTGGTACAGCGGCTCCCCACAATTTCAACGGCTTGGTCCGTCACTATTTTCTTCGCCGCGGTCCGAACGTGGCGGACATTCAGGTGAACCTTGTGCCCAAGGGGGATCGCACGGCTCAAAGCCACGATATCGCGAAACGGCTGCGGCCAGCCATTCAGAACGTGGCGCGGATCTACGGAGCTAACGTAAAGATCGCCGAAATTCCGCCTGGCCCCCCGGTGTTGCAGACGCTGGTGGCTGAAATCTACGGCCCGGATGAAGCCGGTCGATTGGCGGTGGCTCGACAGGTGAAGGAGATCTTTGAAAAAACCGATGGCGTGGTGGATGTGGACTGGTTTGTGGAAGACGACCAGCCCAAGGTCATCCTCACGGCGGACAAGGAAAAAGCCGCTCTGCACGGCATCGCCACGAGGACCATCGCGGAGACCGTGAAGGCGTTGGTGCAAGGGCAGGGGGTTGGCCTGGTGCACCTTGAGGAAGAAAAGGAAGATGTGCCCATCTGGGTGCAGCTTCCTTTGGCCATGCGATCGCGCGTGGAAGACCTTCTGGTCATCAAGGTGCAGGGGGCCGACGGTCGTCTGGTTCCCTTGTCGGAGTTGGTTCAGGTTCGCGAAATCGTGCAAGAAAAGAGCCTCTACCACAAGAACCTCATGCCTGTGGTCTACGTTACGGGCGATGTGGCGGGAAAAGAAGAAAGCCCCGTGTACGCCATTCTCAAGATGAACAAGGCCCTGGATCATTTGAAGGTACCCGAAGGGTATCATTTGGAGCGCTACGTGGCGAGCCTGCCGCCCACGACGGAGCGCTATGCCATGAAGTGGGATGGGGAATGGCACATCACCTATGAGGTTTTTCGGGACTTGGGCATCGCTTTTGCCGCGGTGCTGGTTCTGATCTACATTCTGGTGGTCGGTTGGTTTGAATCCTTTGTGACCCCCTTGGCCATTATGGCTGCCATTCCCTTTTCTTTGGTGGGGATTCTTCCGGCTCACGGGCTTTTCGGCATCTTTTTCACCGCCACGTCCATGATCGGTTTCATTGCAGGGGCCGGCATTGTGGTGCGCAATTCCATCATTCTTGTGGACTTTGTGGAATTGCGCCTAAGGGAAGGCATGCCGTTGGAAGATGCGGTGGTGGATGCGGGCGCGGTGCGATTTCGTCCCATGATGCTTACGGCCGCATCCCTTATCGTGGGCGCCTCCCCCATGCTCTTGGATCCCATCTTTCAGGGGCTCGCTTTGGCCCTGATGTCTGGTGAAGTGGCTTCCTTGCTCTTGTCCCGCGTGGCCGTTCCCATCGTCTACTTTCTGATCCGCCGCAGGACCCTCTAA
- the ald gene encoding alanine dehydrogenase, translating to MILGILKEIKAEENRVSMTPFGAEVVVQHGHTVLVETGAGVGSGFSDDAYRRVGAQIVDSPADIYARADMVMHVKEPLPPEYDLIRENQIVFTYLHLAANEALTRVLMDRRSVNIAYETIQKPDGSLPLLTPMSEVAGRMAVQQAAKYLEMAYGGQGILLAGVPGVEPATVVILGGGVVGTNAAKMACGLGAKVFILDKNLERLRYLSDVMPANCFLLASSPAAIRDVVKKADVVIGAVLIPGAKAPKLVTRDMLPTMKKGAVLIDVAIDQGGCFETSKPTTHTNPIYTVDGVVHYCVANMPGAVPKTSTLALTNATLPYALEIANKGWRQAMKDNPEIAKGANVIAGHVTHPGVAEAFGFNYLPVERLL from the coding sequence ATGATTCTCGGTATTCTCAAGGAAATCAAGGCCGAAGAAAACCGCGTTTCCATGACCCCCTTTGGGGCCGAGGTGGTCGTGCAGCACGGCCACACCGTCCTTGTGGAAACGGGGGCCGGCGTGGGCAGCGGTTTTTCCGACGATGCCTACCGCCGAGTGGGTGCTCAGATTGTGGACTCCCCCGCCGACATCTATGCTCGAGCCGACATGGTCATGCACGTCAAGGAACCACTCCCTCCTGAATACGACCTCATACGAGAAAACCAAATCGTCTTCACCTACCTTCACCTGGCCGCCAATGAGGCCCTCACGCGCGTGCTCATGGACCGGCGCTCCGTCAACATCGCCTATGAAACGATCCAGAAACCCGACGGATCTCTGCCTCTGCTCACGCCCATGAGTGAAGTGGCCGGAAGAATGGCCGTCCAGCAAGCCGCCAAGTACTTGGAAATGGCCTACGGCGGCCAGGGCATTTTGCTGGCCGGCGTGCCCGGCGTGGAGCCGGCTACGGTTGTGATTCTTGGAGGCGGCGTCGTGGGAACCAATGCAGCCAAGATGGCCTGCGGCCTGGGCGCCAAGGTGTTTATTCTGGACAAGAATCTGGAAAGGCTTCGATACCTGAGCGACGTGATGCCAGCCAACTGTTTTCTTTTGGCATCGTCTCCGGCCGCCATTCGAGACGTGGTCAAGAAAGCCGACGTAGTTATCGGGGCCGTGCTCATTCCCGGCGCCAAGGCTCCCAAACTGGTCACGCGTGATATGCTGCCCACCATGAAGAAAGGGGCGGTTCTTATCGATGTGGCCATCGATCAGGGCGGATGCTTTGAAACCTCCAAACCCACCACGCACACAAACCCCATCTACACCGTGGACGGGGTCGTGCACTACTGCGTGGCCAACATGCCCGGCGCCGTTCCTAAAACGTCCACCTTGGCATTAACCAACGCCACGCTGCCTTATGCTCTGGAAATCGCCAACAAGGGCTGGCGCCAAGCCATGAAAGACAATCCAGAAATTGCCAAAGGGGCCAACGTCATTGCCGGCCACGTCACCCACCCGGGCGTTGCGGAAGCCTTTGGCTTCAATTACCTGCCCGTGGAACGCCTCCTATGA
- the lipA gene encoding lipoyl synthase — protein MPTHDPPAVQTLQKPSWLRKRLPPMEPYHNVRALLRTARVHTVCQEARCPNHWECFSQKTATFLILGDVCTRRCRFCAVRQGRPSAPDPQEPARIAQTVQALGLRYVVITSVTRDDLLDGGASIFAQTIRTVRDAVPGTLVEVLIPDFQGRLSALHTVLQAGPAVLNHNIETVPRLYGTVRPQADYRRSLAVLRAAFAAAPHIPVKSGIMLGLGETDDEILQTLDDLLEAGCRLLTLGQYLQPTPHLHPVARYVTPDAFDTWREKALSMGFRQVASGPWVRSSYHAHELHRRL, from the coding sequence ATGCCCACGCATGACCCACCCGCAGTTCAAACGCTTCAAAAACCTTCGTGGCTGCGAAAGCGCCTGCCCCCCATGGAACCCTACCATAACGTGCGCGCTCTGCTTCGCACCGCGCGCGTTCATACGGTCTGTCAGGAAGCTCGATGCCCCAACCACTGGGAATGCTTTTCGCAAAAGACGGCCACGTTTCTCATTCTCGGCGATGTGTGCACGCGCCGATGTCGATTCTGCGCCGTTCGCCAAGGCCGGCCCTCCGCCCCGGACCCTCAAGAACCCGCTCGCATCGCCCAGACCGTGCAGGCCCTTGGGCTTCGCTACGTGGTCATCACCTCGGTGACGCGAGACGACCTTTTGGACGGCGGCGCTTCTATCTTTGCCCAAACCATTCGGACCGTACGCGACGCCGTTCCCGGCACGCTCGTGGAAGTGCTCATTCCCGACTTTCAAGGCCGTCTCTCGGCCCTGCACACGGTGTTGCAGGCCGGCCCAGCCGTCTTGAATCACAACATTGAAACGGTCCCTCGACTCTATGGCACCGTCAGACCCCAAGCCGACTATCGCCGATCCTTGGCGGTCCTGCGTGCCGCCTTTGCCGCCGCACCGCATATTCCTGTCAAATCCGGCATCATGCTAGGCCTCGGGGAAACCGACGATGAAATTCTCCAGACCTTAGACGACCTCTTGGAGGCCGGCTGCCGCCTGCTCACCCTGGGCCAATACCTGCAGCCGACCCCCCATCTCCATCCTGTGGCCCGCTATGTGACTCCCGACGCCTTTGATACCTGGCGTGAGAAAGCCTTGTCCATGGGCTTTCGTCAGGTGGCGTCCGGACCCTGGGTGCGTAGTTCCTATCATGCCCATGAACTGCACCGCAGACTGTGA
- the lipB gene encoding lipoyl(octanoyl) transferase LipB has product MPRLWHLVDLGLFDYGLALRLQQACVEKRRLGILARDVLFLVEHPSVFTCGRQGGTEHLCVTQNFLKAQGISLFPVERGGSITYHGPGQLVAYPIVHLPSAGWKVVEWVTALEEIMIQTARRFGVKATRNPRNRGVWVGEKKLGSLGIAVRHGVSFHGLALNVTTSLEPFGWIRPCGLTDVAVTSLAVETQTVLSMTQVKEVFMDCAQSVLDVHFEPMDLSALHLDTGENLHAHA; this is encoded by the coding sequence ATGCCCCGCCTTTGGCACCTCGTGGACTTAGGCTTGTTCGACTATGGGTTGGCGCTTCGCCTGCAACAGGCGTGCGTGGAAAAGCGCCGGCTCGGCATCTTGGCCCGCGACGTGCTTTTTCTTGTCGAACACCCTTCCGTCTTCACCTGCGGGCGCCAAGGCGGCACGGAACACCTCTGTGTCACTCAAAATTTTTTGAAAGCCCAGGGAATCTCCCTTTTTCCCGTGGAACGGGGCGGTTCCATCACCTACCATGGGCCAGGTCAGCTCGTGGCCTATCCCATTGTCCATCTTCCTTCCGCGGGATGGAAGGTCGTGGAATGGGTCACGGCCCTGGAAGAGATCATGATTCAAACGGCCCGGCGCTTCGGCGTGAAAGCGACACGAAACCCTCGAAACCGCGGCGTCTGGGTCGGTGAAAAAAAACTGGGAAGTCTAGGCATTGCCGTTCGGCACGGCGTGAGCTTTCACGGCCTGGCCCTCAACGTTACCACGTCCCTGGAACCTTTCGGCTGGATTCGTCCCTGCGGCCTAACCGACGTGGCCGTCACATCCCTCGCCGTGGAAACACAAACCGTGTTATCTATGACGCAGGTCAAAGAAGTGTTCATGGACTGCGCCCAGTCAGTTCTGGATGTGCACTTCGAACCGATGGATCTCTCGGCGCTTCACCTTGACACAGGGGAAAACCTCCATGCCCACGCATGA
- the dsrP gene encoding sulfate reduction electron transfer complex DsrMKJOP subunit DsrP, producing the protein MLEKAFKGSQKYWSLLLGLAILSGIGFACFMLQLNQGLRITGMSRDVSWGFYIAQFTFLVGVAASAVMVVLPYYLHNVKEFGRITILGEFLAVSAVTMCLLFIVVDLGQPMRLLNVLLHPTPNSILFWDMVVLNGYLFLNAVIGWTVLSAERKEVPPPKWVKPLIYVSIPWAVSIHTVTAFLYAGLPGRHFWLTAIMAARFLASAFASGPSLLILLCFLIRKRTNFDPGPSAIEKLSKIVTYAMITSVFFLLLEVFTAFYSQIPGHMHGFLYQFVGYEGHGELVPFMWLSVILSITALVLLVPPAFRNNEKLLKLACIAVFFGLYLEKGVGLVVTGFIPNVFDKVTPYVPTAPELAITLGVWATGFLIMTVLYKVAIGVKEEIRA; encoded by the coding sequence ATGCTGGAAAAGGCATTCAAAGGCAGTCAAAAGTACTGGAGCCTTCTGCTGGGCTTGGCGATTCTTTCAGGGATCGGCTTTGCCTGCTTCATGCTCCAGCTTAACCAAGGGTTGAGAATCACCGGCATGAGCCGGGATGTGTCGTGGGGTTTTTACATCGCCCAATTCACTTTTCTCGTCGGTGTGGCCGCATCGGCCGTCATGGTGGTCCTTCCCTATTACCTGCACAACGTCAAGGAATTCGGCCGCATCACCATTCTCGGGGAATTTCTGGCCGTGAGTGCCGTGACCATGTGCTTGTTGTTCATCGTCGTGGACCTCGGCCAACCCATGCGCCTCTTGAACGTGTTGCTCCATCCCACCCCCAACTCCATTCTGTTTTGGGATATGGTGGTCTTGAACGGCTATCTGTTCCTCAACGCCGTCATCGGCTGGACCGTCCTCAGCGCCGAACGCAAAGAGGTGCCGCCGCCTAAGTGGGTCAAGCCGCTCATTTACGTGTCCATTCCCTGGGCAGTGAGTATTCACACGGTGACGGCCTTTCTCTACGCCGGCCTGCCCGGTCGCCATTTTTGGCTGACGGCCATTATGGCCGCCCGCTTTCTCGCTTCGGCCTTTGCCTCGGGCCCCTCATTGCTCATCCTGCTGTGCTTCCTCATTCGCAAACGCACCAACTTCGATCCGGGTCCATCGGCTATCGAAAAGCTTTCCAAGATTGTCACCTACGCCATGATCACCAGCGTCTTCTTCCTCCTCCTGGAAGTCTTCACCGCTTTTTACAGCCAGATTCCCGGACACATGCATGGCTTCCTCTACCAATTTGTGGGCTATGAAGGCCATGGAGAACTGGTGCCTTTCATGTGGCTTTCCGTGATTTTGTCCATCACGGCCCTGGTTCTTCTTGTACCCCCGGCGTTTCGAAATAATGAAAAACTCCTGAAGCTCGCCTGCATTGCGGTCTTCTTCGGCCTCTATCTCGAAAAAGGCGTGGGCTTGGTCGTCACCGGTTTTATTCCCAATGTCTTTGACAAGGTGACACCCTACGTGCCCACCGCTCCCGAATTGGCCATTACCTTGGGCGTGTGGGCAACCGGCTTTCTCATTATGACCGTGTTGTATAAAGTGGCCATTGGAGTCAAGGAGGAAATACGAGCCTAG